The genomic segment CACAACGTGGCCTGCCACCCGTCGTCTCCGGACTGCACCTGCAAGGACCAGCCGACGGCGCAGCAGATCACCCACAGCAGCATCACGCCCGACCTCATCTCGCGGCTCAACGCCGGGCGGATGTGGTGGAACTTCCAGGGCCACGCCAACGAGTTCGTGCTGGCGCACGAGGATCTCTACATCAACCGCGGCGGTCAGGACGACAAGGACCTCCTGATGAACGACGGGAGGCCGTTCCTGTTCTCGGCCTTCTCCTGCCACGCGAATGCCTTCGCGCGCTTCGGCGACCGCAGCGCCGGCCGCGGACCGGCCCTGGGCGAGGAGATGGCGACGCTGCCCGTGCGAGGCGCCATCGGCAGCTGGGCGTCGACCGGCTACGAGATCCTGCCCTTCAGCGGCACCTCGCACATCAACGTGAGCTGGGCGCGCGCGATGTTCGAGGATCCGCCCCATGATCCCTATCTGGGCCAGGGCGGATCCCGGGTGGTGCTGGGCGAGACCATCGCGCTCGCCTTGGCGCGCTACGTTCCGACCGTCGTGTTCAATCCCAACGAGAAAGGCATCGGGCTCAGCTATCATCTGCTCGGCGATCCGGCCACGCGGCTCTCGATCGGCCCACCCCAGGCGGCGGTGACCGCCAATACGCTGCCCGTGGCCGACGACCAGCCGATCCGGCTTCACACGCTCGGCGACACGCTGCGGCTCGAAGCCGATCTGGTGTCGAACGTGGCGCTCACCTCGATCGCGCTCGAGCGCAACGATCCGAGCGGCACGGTCGTCATCCCGTCGGCGGATTACACGCTGACCCCGGCCTTCCCCGACACCAACGGGGCGAGCGGCGGCCGTCGCTACCACCTGACCTACAGAACGACGCTGCGCCCCGTGTCCTACAGCTACACGTTCGTCACCACCGATCGTTATGGAGTCACCGGCCGCTTCGACGCCGTGTTCCAGTTCCTCTCCCAGCTCCTGCTGAACAACACCGTGCTCGCCGACAACGATCCGGTGCCGCCGAGCGGCAATGTCGCGCTGCGCTTCTTCTCGCCCAAGCCGCTCGTCCCCGCATCGGACCTGATCCTGACGATCAACGGCGTGAACCAGCCGTTCACGGCCGCCCCGGTTCCCGGTGACGCTTCGGGCCGCGAGTGGGTGCTCTCCTGGACTCACGCCCCATACGCGATCGACACCTATAGCGTCGCGCTCTCGGTGGCGGGGGGCGGCACGCACACCCACGTCTTCCGAGTCCTGGTGGGCGGCGGCGAGCTGCAGGTGCAGAACCCGGTCGCCTTCCCCAATCCCTTCGACGAGGAGGGAGGGACGGCTTTCTCGTTCACCCTGGTGTCGGGAGCGCCGGTGGATCTGTTGATCCGCGTGTTCACCACCAACGGAAAGCTGATCTACGAGCGCGACGAGCGGGGACTGACGCCCGGCTATCACCAGCTTCCGTGGGACGGGCGGGACGACGAGGGCGACCTGCTCGCGAACGGCGTGTACGTCTACCGCATGCTGGCGACCAACGGGCCTTCCAAGGCCGAATACATCGGCCGCCTGGTCAAGCTCCGCAAGCCCCATCGTGCCGATACGCAGTGAGCCGCGGGCGCCCTGGGCGCTCGTGGGTCTGTGCGTGCTCCTCGCCGGGGTCGCGCACGCCAAGACTCCGGCGGTTTCCCCGCGGAGCATCGCCATCGCCGAGGACGAGCGGCGCTTCCGGCCCGAGATCGAGCAGGGCCTCAAGGACAAGGATCCCAAGCTCCGGGTGCGGGCCGCGCTCGCCGCCGGACGTCTTCAGGATTCGACCGCGGTGCCGGCGCTCGAGCCCTTGCTGGCCGACGCCAAGCCCGAGGTCAGGCGCGAAGCGGTGTTCGCGCTCGGCCAGATCGGCCATCGCTCCGCACGCGGGATGCTGGAGGCGCGGCTCGCGGACCAGGATCCCGCGGTGGTGGTGCTCGCCACCGAGGCGCTGGGCAAGCTCGGCGACAAGGCCGCGACCGCGAAGATCCTGCCTTCGCTGGCCAGCAAGTCGGCCGAGCTACGGGCGACCACGGCGATGGCGTTGTGGCGGCTGGCCGATTCGACCGCGCTGGCGCCGCTGCTCGCGCACCATCAGGACGCGGATCCCGAAGTGCGCTGGCGGGTGCTGTACGCGCTGGAGAAGATCGTCGCGGGAGGTCGCGTCATCGAGGTGGCCTCGCAGCATCTGGAGGGCGACGCCAGCCCGCGGGTGCGCGCCTACGCCGCCCGGACG from the Candidatus Eisenbacteria bacterium genome contains:
- a CDS encoding C25 family cysteine peptidase, which translates into the protein YDNWNAKFLMLFGDGSEDPQNFMGESSPDFIPVHKINGPVAIQFGYEIIPSDPWYVCMENCDLGGVEPVLQDLFIGRAPVQTLAAAQAVVAKLVAYENFASDQIWRQSILLSDDDAYSAETFFGGGPAQLGYCYRPPEVVFRQLNETVATVIQDDAGLQQAVLDTFHLDSKLHNVACHPSSPDCTCKDQPTAQQITHSSITPDLISRLNAGRMWWNFQGHANEFVLAHEDLYINRGGQDDKDLLMNDGRPFLFSAFSCHANAFARFGDRSAGRGPALGEEMATLPVRGAIGSWASTGYEILPFSGTSHINVSWARAMFEDPPHDPYLGQGGSRVVLGETIALALARYVPTVVFNPNEKGIGLSYHLLGDPATRLSIGPPQAAVTANTLPVADDQPIRLHTLGDTLRLEADLVSNVALTSIALERNDPSGTVVIPSADYTLTPAFPDTNGASGGRRYHLTYRTTLRPVSYSYTFVTTDRYGVTGRFDAVFQFLSQLLLNNTVLADNDPVPPSGNVALRFFSPKPLVPASDLILTINGVNQPFTAAPVPGDASGREWVLSWTHAPYAIDTYSVALSVAGGGTHTHVFRVLVGGGELQVQNPVAFPNPFDEEGGTAFSFTLVSGAPVDLLIRVFTTNGKLIYERDERGLTPGYHQLPWDGRDDEGDLLANGVYVYRMLATNGPSKAEYIGRLVKLRKPHRADTQ